In the Advenella kashmirensis WT001 genome, one interval contains:
- a CDS encoding TetR/AcrR family transcriptional regulator produces the protein MSRRENTERKLLNALEEQINATGMVGVGVNAVAKRAGVSKELIYRYFDGMPGLLLAWMQEQDFWTARAG, from the coding sequence ATGTCGCGTCGTGAAAACACCGAGAGAAAGCTTTTGAATGCGCTGGAGGAACAGATCAATGCAACGGGGATGGTGGGCGTAGGCGTTAACGCTGTAGCCAAGCGGGCGGGCGTGAGCAAAGAGCTTATCTATCGCTATTTTGACGGTATGCCGGGATTGTTGCTTGCGTGGATGCAGGAACAGGATTTCTGGACAGCACGCGCGGGCTGA
- a CDS encoding DUF7259 domain-containing protein, with amino-acid sequence MPDTADAVGSLAWDCLGGDASAYQFLSLAQSVALRTAQSDRIQLNADGEIALIETAATQVESMSGRFTAVYLGTPVWQAARLVGHVVSELIAQVQDGLVVRSLDPVSAMVVMRKAMHVAS; translated from the coding sequence ATGCCTGATACGGCAGATGCTGTGGGCAGTCTGGCGTGGGACTGCCTGGGCGGTGATGCCAGTGCATATCAGTTTTTGTCACTGGCGCAGAGTGTGGCATTGCGAACGGCGCAAAGCGACCGAATTCAGCTGAATGCCGACGGGGAAATAGCCCTGATTGAAACGGCAGCTACGCAAGTGGAGAGCATGTCTGGCCGTTTCACTGCGGTTTATCTTGGTACGCCGGTCTGGCAGGCCGCTCGCCTGGTCGGGCACGTGGTCAGCGAGCTGATCGCGCAGGTACAGGATGGCCTTGTGGTTCGCAGCCTGGACCCCGTCTCGGCTATGGTCGTCATGAGAAAGGCTATGCATGTCGCGTCGTGA